The following coding sequences are from one Eucalyptus grandis isolate ANBG69807.140 chromosome 11, ASM1654582v1, whole genome shotgun sequence window:
- the LOC104426118 gene encoding bidirectional sugar transporter SWEET12, translating into MAIFTTENPWVLIFGVLGNIISIVVFLAPVPTFCRICRTKSTEEFESVPYVVSLFSTMLWLYYASLKSESSAFLLITVNSVGCALETIYIALYLAYAPKQARMMTLRLLLLNFGGYCSILLLSHFLTEGSARVQLVGWICVALSVAVFAAPLSVIKMVICTKSVEFMPFFLSLFLLLSAVTWLLYGVFLKDLYVAGPNVLGVIFGVLQMALHAIYRKRNKAVTEEEKNDTSVGKLNSDIQSCKGHDLIIFIEASGKGPVATPSQV; encoded by the exons ATGGCCATCTTCACGACTGAAAATCCCTGGGTGCTTATTTTTGGAGTTCTAG GTAATATCATATCCATCGTGGTCTTTTTGGCCCCAGT GCCAACGTTCTGTAGGATATGCAGGACGAAGTCAACTGAAGAGTTTGAATCAGTTCCATACGTGGTTTCTCTGTTCAGCACTATGCTTTGGCTGTACTATGCATCCCTCAAGTCTGAGTCCAGCGCTTTCCTGCTTATCACGGTCAACTCGGTCGGATGTGCTTTAGAGACGATCTACATCGCTCTCTACCTTGCGTATGCTCCTAAACAAGCCAGG ATGATGACACTGAGGCTGCTGTTGCTGAATTTCGGAGGGTATTGTTCCATTCTTCTTCTGTCCCACTTCTTGACGGAGGGATCGGCGAGGGTCCAACTTGTTGGGTGGATTTGCGTTGCGCTCTCTGTTGCAGTCTTTGCTGCTCCGCTAAGCGTCATT AAAATGGTGATATGCACCAAGAGCGTGGAGTTCATGCCCTTCTTTTTATCGTTGTTCCTCTTGCTCAGTGCTGTGACATGGCTCCTATATGGCGTATTCCTCAAGGACTTGTATGTTGCG GGTCCAAACGTGCTAGGAGTCATCTTTGGAGTGCTTCAGATGGCGCTGCATGCCATATACAGGAAGAGAAATAAAGCTGtgacggaggaggagaagaatgaTACCAGTGTTGGAAAGCTGAACTCTGATATACAAAGTTGCAAAGGGCATGACCTCATCATTTTTATTGAAGCTTCTGGTAAAGGACCAGTGGCCACACCATCTCAAGTTTGA